A region from the Sphingopyxis lindanitolerans genome encodes:
- the rplA gene encoding 50S ribosomal protein L1, whose protein sequence is MTKLTKKQKALEGKVDALKLHGVDEAIKTIRDLASAKFDETLEIAMNLGVDPRHADQMVRGVVTLPAGTGKDVKVAVFARGDNADKALAAGADKVGAEDLMEDMLAGNLDYGRVIATPDMMGIVGRLGKTLGPKGLMPNPKLGTVTPNVAEAVKAAKGGQIEFRVEKVGIIHAGIGKLSFGEEKLRQNFDAFVDAIVKARPAGAKGKYVRKIALSSSMGPGVKVDTADITGA, encoded by the coding sequence ATGACCAAGCTGACCAAGAAGCAGAAAGCCCTTGAGGGCAAGGTCGACGCGCTGAAGCTGCACGGCGTCGATGAAGCGATCAAGACCATTCGCGACCTCGCCTCGGCGAAGTTCGACGAAACGCTCGAAATCGCGATGAACCTCGGCGTCGATCCGCGCCACGCCGACCAGATGGTCCGCGGCGTCGTGACGCTCCCCGCCGGGACCGGCAAGGACGTCAAGGTCGCGGTCTTCGCGCGCGGCGACAATGCCGACAAGGCGCTGGCCGCCGGCGCCGACAAGGTGGGCGCCGAAGACCTGATGGAAGACATGCTCGCGGGCAACCTCGACTATGGCCGCGTCATCGCGACGCCGGACATGATGGGCATCGTCGGCCGCCTCGGCAAGACGCTGGGTCCGAAGGGCCTGATGCCGAACCCGAAGTTGGGCACCGTCACCCCGAACGTCGCCGAAGCGGTCAAGGCCGCCAAGGGCGGCCAGATCGAATTCCGCGTCGAAAAGGTCGGCATCATCCACGCCGGCATCGGCAAGCTGTCGTTCGGCGAGGAAAAGCTGCGCCAGAATTTCGACGCTTTCGTCGACGCGATCGTCAAGGCCCGGCCCGCCGGCGCCAAGGGCAAATATGTCCGCAAGATCGCGCTGTCGTCGTCGATGGGCCCGGGCGTGAAGGTCGATACGGCCGACATCACCGGCGCCTGA
- a CDS encoding acyl-CoA thioesterase, with amino-acid sequence MTTFSSEQIQARIDRARAVNASVSAAMVVADVARLFDLDPVPGVEDEFTFPALATTARDRIFGGQVIAQAMIAAARTVDPGKQVHSLHAYFLRGGDETKPLHFRIHRDFDGRSFSNRRVVVRQDGKVIFNLTASFQVPAAGLAHQVPMPELRPPEDCWDFADFVAADPHISDEHLAHMARRRPFEVRSYRPPASAGATQHYQWFRAAAPVGDDPLIHRGFLAFASDMGLLSSAMLPHGVNFWSPGLVSTSLDHAMWFHGDIRVDDWFVFVMDSPWTGGDRGLCRGSIYRQDGTLIATVVQEGLVRYRPPA; translated from the coding sequence GTGACGACATTTTCTTCAGAGCAGATACAGGCGCGCATCGACCGCGCGCGCGCGGTCAACGCCAGCGTGTCCGCCGCCATGGTCGTCGCCGATGTCGCGCGGCTGTTCGATCTCGATCCGGTCCCCGGTGTCGAGGATGAATTCACCTTTCCCGCGCTGGCGACCACGGCGCGCGACCGCATCTTCGGCGGACAGGTGATCGCACAGGCGATGATCGCCGCGGCGCGCACCGTCGATCCCGGCAAGCAGGTCCATTCGCTCCACGCCTATTTCCTGCGCGGCGGCGACGAGACCAAGCCGCTGCATTTCCGCATCCACCGCGATTTCGACGGGCGCAGCTTCTCGAACCGCCGCGTCGTCGTGCGCCAGGACGGCAAGGTGATCTTCAACCTCACCGCCTCGTTCCAGGTGCCCGCGGCGGGTCTGGCGCACCAGGTGCCGATGCCCGAATTGCGACCCCCCGAAGACTGCTGGGACTTTGCCGATTTCGTCGCCGCCGACCCTCATATTTCCGACGAGCATCTGGCCCACATGGCGCGGCGCCGGCCGTTCGAGGTGCGCAGCTATCGCCCCCCCGCATCGGCGGGCGCGACGCAGCATTATCAATGGTTCCGCGCCGCGGCGCCGGTCGGCGACGATCCGCTGATCCACCGCGGCTTTCTGGCCTTTGCCTCCGACATGGGGCTGCTTTCCTCCGCAATGCTGCCGCACGGGGTGAATTTCTGGTCGCCGGGACTGGTTTCGACCAGCCTCGACCATGCGATGTGGTTCCACGGCGATATCCGCGTCGACGACTGGTTCGTTTTCGTGATGGACAGCCCGTGGACCGGCGGTGATCGCGGGCTGTGTCGCGGCTCCATCTATCGCCAGGACGGCACGCTGATCGCCACCGTCGTCCAGGAAGGGCTCGTGCGGTATCGGCCGCCGGCTTAG
- the rplK gene encoding 50S ribosomal protein L11, whose product MAKKISGYIKLQVPAGTANPSPPLGPALGQRGVNIMEFCKAFNAATGDMEKGQPTPTIITVFADKSFTFITKSPPATYLIKKAANLKTGSKEPGKISAGTIARSKLSEIAEIKMKDLNANDIEQATKIIEGSARSMGLEVTEG is encoded by the coding sequence ATGGCTAAGAAGATCAGCGGCTATATCAAGCTGCAAGTTCCGGCGGGGACCGCAAACCCCTCGCCGCCGCTCGGGCCGGCGCTGGGTCAGCGCGGCGTCAACATCATGGAATTCTGCAAGGCGTTCAACGCCGCGACCGGCGACATGGAAAAGGGTCAGCCGACCCCGACCATCATCACCGTTTTCGCCGACAAGAGCTTCACCTTCATCACCAAATCGCCCCCGGCGACCTATTTGATCAAGAAGGCCGCGAACCTGAAGACGGGTTCGAAGGAGCCGGGCAAGATCAGCGCGGGCACGATCGCGCGTTCGAAGCTCAGCGAAATCGCCGAGATCAAGATGAAGGATCTCAACGCCAACGACATCGAACAGGCGACGAAGATCATCGAAGGCAGCGCCCGCTCGATGGGCCTCGAAGTGACGGAGGGCTGA
- the nusG gene encoding transcription termination/antitermination protein NusG, with product MARWYIIHAYSGFENKVRDSVLAEAERMGLSQLVEAVEVPVETVTEVKRGKKVQAERKFFPGYVLAKLTMTDDVYHLVKNTPKVTGFLGSMGKPQAISEAEAARILNSKEEAAARPKTEIRVDYEIGDQVKVLEGPFASFNGIVEELDFDKARVKVSVSIFGRATPVELDFEQVERMK from the coding sequence ATGGCGCGCTGGTACATCATTCACGCCTATTCGGGCTTCGAGAACAAGGTTCGCGATTCGGTGCTCGCCGAGGCCGAGCGCATGGGGCTGTCGCAGCTCGTCGAAGCGGTCGAGGTGCCGGTCGAGACCGTCACCGAAGTGAAGCGCGGCAAGAAGGTGCAGGCCGAACGGAAATTCTTTCCCGGCTACGTGCTCGCCAAGCTGACGATGACCGACGACGTCTATCACCTCGTCAAGAACACGCCGAAGGTCACCGGCTTCCTGGGATCGATGGGCAAGCCGCAGGCGATCAGCGAGGCCGAGGCCGCGCGCATCCTGAACAGCAAGGAAGAGGCCGCGGCGCGCCCCAAGACCGAGATTCGCGTCGATTACGAGATCGGCGACCAGGTCAAGGTGCTCGAAGGCCCGTTCGCGAGCTTCAACGGCATCGTCGAGGAACTCGATTTCGACAAGGCGCGGGTCAAGGTCAGCGTGTCGATCTTTGGCCGCGCGACCCCCGTCGAGCTCGATTTCGAGCAGGTCGAACGGATGAAATAA